In Gemmatimonadota bacterium, the following proteins share a genomic window:
- a CDS encoding FMN-binding protein, which translates to MIKNKYVLCIMVCLLSGLGFAQGPDGPEAITVYLTEEQALKKAFPDADTLWSEVWIPTPQERRRIERRLGWRLEEPDFTIFQAKKNDRHQGYAIIANQIGLYKPITFIVKVKPDHRVGGVWIMVYRESRGGQVKRQRFLTQYTNKNVNHHIRLNRDIIGISGATLSVRALNAGVKRVLTVLNVIYSEKESQ; encoded by the coding sequence GTGATAAAAAATAAGTATGTGCTCTGTATCATGGTCTGCCTCCTGTCGGGACTCGGATTCGCGCAGGGTCCCGATGGCCCAGAGGCTATCACTGTATATCTCACAGAAGAACAGGCTCTAAAAAAAGCCTTCCCAGATGCAGACACGCTCTGGAGCGAAGTCTGGATCCCAACCCCACAAGAACGGCGGCGCATTGAACGGCGGTTGGGGTGGCGCCTCGAAGAACCCGATTTCACGATTTTTCAGGCAAAAAAAAATGACCGACATCAGGGATACGCGATCATTGCGAATCAAATTGGCCTCTACAAACCCATCACCTTCATCGTCAAAGTCAAACCCGACCACCGCGTTGGCGGTGTATGGATCATGGTCTATCGCGAATCGCGAGGCGGTCAGGTCAAGCGCCAGCGGTTCTTGACCCAATATACAAATAAAAATGTCAATCATCACATTCGTCTCAACCGCGACATCATCGGCATCAGCGGTGCCACTCTCTCGGTACGCGCCTTAAATGCGGGCGTCAAGAGGGTCCTCACCGTCCTCAATGTCATTTACTCGGAAAAAGAATCCCAATGA
- a CDS encoding PepSY domain-containing protein, with the protein MSATPQASTRRSKTIPLHKEQPRTRTKRVEFFRKLHRYVGIGALIFLSLLAVSGFLLNHPGLLGAPSERTLSFAVDPRDPQHLYRGTRLALYSSEDGGKTWTEVPMLFAAERAVDIAYAPDNPDHIYVVLEDLGLIRSTDGGIVWEQVGLGFMPLAEGIRLQRIGIGSTQNLNLWTSGGLLTSSNGGKTWASIAQSTKPGHDLYTIIHQIHTGYFFADWFVYLYDIAAWGLVGLSISGLIIWWRTRKRRLHRTKKSALRY; encoded by the coding sequence ATGAGTGCTACCCCTCAAGCCTCCACGCGCAGGAGCAAAACCATCCCGCTTCACAAAGAACAACCCAGAACGCGAACAAAACGCGTCGAATTTTTCCGCAAACTCCATCGCTATGTCGGCATTGGTGCACTCATATTTTTATCTCTGCTCGCCGTCTCGGGTTTTTTGCTCAATCACCCCGGCCTGCTCGGCGCGCCCTCTGAGCGCACCCTCTCATTTGCGGTTGACCCCCGCGATCCCCAACACCTCTATCGCGGCACGCGCTTGGCCCTTTATTCCTCTGAAGACGGCGGCAAAACCTGGACCGAAGTCCCAATGCTCTTCGCTGCAGAACGCGCCGTTGACATCGCCTATGCGCCCGACAATCCCGACCACATTTACGTCGTCCTCGAAGACCTGGGCCTCATTCGCTCAACCGACGGCGGCATCGTCTGGGAGCAAGTCGGCCTCGGATTTATGCCCCTTGCCGAAGGCATCCGCCTCCAGCGCATTGGCATTGGCTCCACCCAAAATCTGAACCTGTGGACCTCAGGCGGTCTGCTCACCAGTTCCAACGGCGGAAAAACCTGGGCCTCTATCGCCCAATCTACAAAGCCCGGACACGATCTCTACACGATCATACACCAGATTCACACGGGTTATTTCTTCGCCGATTGGTTTGTCTATCTCTACGACATCGCTGCCTGGGGCCTGGTCGGCCTGTCCATCTCTGGCCTGATCATCTGGTGGCGCA